The genomic DNA GAGAAAGTATACGGGAGTTCAATGAAGCGGTTGCCCACTCGTCCTCCGAGATTACGCATTACAGATggagacgatgatgaggatggagagctCGAGCTAGAGCCCGAGATCGACCCTCTTTCGGCACTTGTCCTTCAGTCCGGTGGAAGAGTTGTTGGTCACCCCAAGGATATTGACCCCtctactcttccttctgtcAAACCACACGATTCTATGTCTCTCGTCCCTCGCAATCTCGCTCCATCAGAaaacatcctcttccttacTGTTAACAAACCTAGCGTCATCACTCTTTCAAATGTCATGGACAAGAAGGGTGATAAATTTCACATCACTCCCAGGCGTGAAGCCGTCATCATTGAGTGCCCCACTGGTGGTAAATTTGTTGAAGAGCACAGGGGCAAAGTAGTCCACAAACCCGAGAAACCCAAGTCTGCTGAGCTTCGATGTgtaggagatgaagagatggtgTACTTTCAAGCTCGTGGTGTTTCCCCTCTCAGGGTTggatgggaaaagaaaagcaaAGACAAGTCTGAGAATGGGTTTATTGAAGGTATCGATGACGAGGTCGCACCTATTGATGATCTTGCGCTTGTCAGACGGGATCGCGTATCGAAGACTCACACTGTTCCTCTTCGAGTCACGCACAACGTCCCGGGAACACATACTTTATCCCTTACAACCGTTCATGATTCCTTGCACAACACCTACACGCCATCCGGTTACGCTACTCGACAGATCTACAATGTCATCCCTCGGCCTTCTATCAAGTTTAACTGTCAGGCACCATACCAACTCCTCCAAAACCAAACTatctccctccctctcgAGGTCCTTGTCAGCAGTCAACAGCTTGAAGAGCCAATTGAGCTCACCTACAGGTATACTTCCCCGGACGGCAAATCCTCCGATAAGAAGTTTGCTGTCAAGAACAAGAGAGAGCACCTATCTGTGAGCGAACCTGGAATATACAGCTTAATGGGCATTGAAGGTCCTTGTGCGGGTGAAGTGATGGAGCCTAGCAAGTGTGAGGTGCAAATGGTGCCCTTACCTAGTATGGACATGAGCGTCGAGACTTTACACGAATGGTATATTTTTCTCCGATAATATGTAGGGTCTGAAGCTAATAACGTGCCATCAAGTGCGATGGATGTTGGTGCGACAGCCTCATTTGACTTTACAGGTTCCCCGCCTTTCAAGCTGGATTACACCGAACAGCGAAAGGGCGGACGAGCCAAGATTCTAAGTCAGATGTTTCAGTCACACTACGGATCCATCGTTCTCCGTCCTGAGCAGGAAGGTATCTACACCTATGTGGGTTCTTTATCTTCGGGTGCTGTCTACGGAAAGCTAACGGATTGATAAAGACCTTTACGGCATTGAGCGATGGGAAGTACAAAAAGGTCGCCGTGGATAAAGAGCCGATTCAGCAGACTGTGCATCCGTTGGCCAATGTTGAGATTGTTGGAAATTCCAGGAGAAGGACTCTCTACTCTTGCTCTGGGGATGTGGTTGACATTGACATTGATGCTAGGGTGAGTTGTTTGTCAATACGAACGTCTGAAAATTACTTATGGCGTGTAACAGGGCATCGCACCTCTTAAACTCACATACCTCACCTCCTACTCAACCCACTCATCCAATAccacccttcccctttcccttggCCGATCGCGCCTGTCTGTCCCCGTTCCATCTACACTCTCATCCACTTCTGGTGCTTCGGGTAAACTTAATATCGCCCTCTTGGCTATCGAGGATGGTAATGGTTGTATTCGCAAGTTGACGAACCCCGGCGTTGAGGTGGATAtaaagagggagaagccAACGGGTAGGATGGCAAAGACAGGAAAGGCCGTGGTGACTCAGGGAGAGATCGTGAAAGTACCTCTGAGGTTGACTGGGGAGGCGCCATGGGATGTGACTTACTCGAGTGATGGAAAGGAGTTTACTCTCAAAGTGAGGGACCCGAATAGCGAATTGAGCTTGAAGGATAAGGGAGTTTATCGACTTGTCAAGGTATATTGTGGTCTTGAAAATATGTAGAGTTATAACTGACAGACTTTCGATAGGTCAAGGACTCTCATTGCCCTGGCACTGTTTTGTCTGGAGACTCTTCTTTCGAGATAGACTTCAAGCCACACCCTGTGGTCAGTCTTCAAGCATCCGGCCTGATTTCCCACGTCGTTACTGGTTCCGGGAATGTGTACCAGCACAGAGGTCTTTGTGCcgggcaagaagatcaagccGCCCTCAAGTTCGCGGGTCAAGCGCCTTTCGAGCTCGGATACCGTCACACGTCTGGTGGACGTACTTCCAGGCATGTCCTCAAGAGTGCTCAGGAGATTGGtatccttcatctctctaCAGAACCTGGATCTCATCGGTACGACTTTTTGTCTCTTGCCGATGGCAACTATCCCAAGACGGATGTGTCCATCACTCTGGAGCATGAGGTGTTTGGCCGACCTAGTGCAAGCTTTGTGAAGCATAGTAGTCGAGCGCTCTGTCTCGACTCTACTCTTGAAACGGATGCAAAGATCTTACTCAAGGGTCAGGGCCCCTGGATCCTTAGCCTATCTGTGCGTAAACCCgcttccacctccatcaCCACGCACAGTGTCACCACTGCCAATCCCGAATGGACAGTTTCTCTCCCACAAGTTCTGGAGGACATTGGGAGATATGAAGTGACAATTATCaaggtggaagatgtgAGTGGCTGTGAGTGGGTATCGGGGGAAACGGATGAATTGAGAAGtgtggtggaggttgtGGAAAGTGCGAGGATCGTGCCggtggatgagaaggaagatttGTGTGTGGGTGATAGTTTGGATTTCTTGTTACAGGGTAAAGCGCCCTGGACTATTGAGTTAGTGTTTGTGCTTCTTTTTGATACGTTTATGCTAATCGCTGGGTGTAGATATGCGTGGAAAGGCAAGGATCACAAGGTCACCAGTTCGGCGTCCAGGTTCTCGAGATTTGCAGAGAAGGCAGGCAAATTTGAGGTCAAATCTGTTGCACTTAGGGGTGATCGAGTGAGCATTCCACAAAGATGATCAGATGTGTGATTGGAGGCTGATGTAGGTGATATTCAGTGCAAGCGCCAGGTTGAAGGGATGGTACGAACCGTTCACGCGTTGCCTTCTGCAAGAATTACCTCAGGTGAAAATGATTTGAGAGAAGGTGAGTGTGTATTTCTTGATACATTTCGTCAATCGTTCGAGCTAATTGTGTTATCAGGCGACGAGCCCGCTGTGTTCCGTGTGCACTTTACGGGTACTGCACCTTTCTCCTTTACGTATACCCGCAGTGAACAGATTGGTTCAAAGCACAAGGTTGTCGAAACTCAAGTGCGTTGTATTCACTATATTTGAAATGTGCTTTACGCTGATAGCTTTCGTATTTTTTGCAGACTATAACGGATATCATGGACAGTAATTATGCGATTTCCAGCTCATTGCCTGGTGATTATGCGGTCACATCCGTTTCCGACAAGTTCTGCAGATACCCGCCGTTATCGAGGAGCAAGGAGTAGATTAAAGAAGCGCAAAGTTCTTTCATTGATGGCGGAACGAAGTCCACATGCATTGCATTAATATTGTTCTTGTAATCGGATACAACAGGAAGATAAAATGGACACTGTAATGTTGCTCTATGTTGATGCCGCAATGAGATCTTTGAACATCGTAATGGAAATAGAGAGAAGCTGAGGGTATTCGACTTCGGTCACCGAGGGTGTTTGGAGAGCAATCTCTTTAAATAACTCTTTGATAAGGTCTTCTAATGGCTTGAGCATTGCTTCAAAGGCTGCTCAGCGTTTTTATATCAAAAAGTTCAAGTCGAATATGACACTTACCTTCCCCTTCTGTATCTTCAAcccctttcctttcttgaCATTGCGCCCATAATCTACTTAAAATGTTCAGTACCTGCCCTCTCCATCTAGATAACCTCTCCGTAGACCTTATTGTACGCATGAGATGCAATAATGCGGTGAGGTTAGAATTATAATGTGGAATGACGGGCGGCGTAGGCGGGTACTGGATTGgatcgagaagatggggaatGATACTCTGGCATTGAACGTCAGtatggaaagaaaaaaggagaaggaatcTAATTACCTTGAGCCAACGTACAATACCAGGTCCGAGGAGATCGCACATGATTATCAACTCTTTTGCTAGACCCACCGATACTTTACCCTCAATGCCAGATGGTGCATACACCCAGCCTTGGACAAAATGTTTTTCCATGATCTCTCCGTATAGTTCAGTCCGTTTTTGATCAGGAAGATTGGTATGCTCAATGAGATGGAGGGTTATGGGTAACACCTTGTACACTGGTGGGTTAGGAtggagggagagggtgTGAATGAGTGATTTGAGCAGGAGCGCATCAAGTCCCATGCGGCGCAAGACGGCTGAGTCAAGCTTGAACACCCAGCTTTCCAGCACAGCCGCTCCAGTTTCCCTCCAAGAGGGCTCGTAATCATCCATCATAACCAATGTAGGAGGAAGTACCAGGCCAAggttcttctccacctcgcCTGGGGTCAGTCTGGAGGCACACCAACGGAGGATGTTGTGTGCGCCCCAGCCAGCAGCTGATTTGAAGGGTTGGATCTCATGCATATCCATGTTGGCATCTTTACCTCCAGTTGGAGTTTTGAGGGGTCTcgaagcagaggaaagggaggggTGGGGTGCAAAGTACGGGCGAAGAGTGGGGAGGAGGTTCAatgggagagaagagggtaGATGAGGCGAGATGTCTGCAAAGATTAGTGACGCCTTATCATTATTTTCCAGACTTACCATTTATACTGTTGCACATCTCTGTGGATGACCAGGAGTCGATACCATGTAGTCTTATGATATTTCCAAGTATTCTGATCTGGTTATCGGTCGATACTTCGTCCCAGCCCCAATCCGTTTCGATTTCTTTGATTTTTGGCGCCATTTCTTTGACAATTTGCAGAGATTTAATTTTATAAGGCTTCAGCCCAAGTTCTTAAAGGTATTTTAGCTGCTGCACAGAACAATTAGAATACATGACTCACCATCCACTTGCTTCATGAAGCCTGACACAAGGGTATCAGGCAGCGCAAGATCTTTCGAGAGCTTGACAAGGCCCTGCAGGAGCTCTTCCAGGGAGCTCCCAATGTATCCTGAGCCTCCAGCGTCGGGGTCTATCTCCTCTACTATCGCCATTTGCGGTCCTAGTTAGCGTTTATAGAAGTATAGATAACTTGAcaaaggaaatggaggcaTCACCGTTACTGTTTTGACTTGCAGTTTTCCCACGGTCGCTCTGACGGGCCATCCACGTAACGAGATCTGCCAGGctattctctctttccaaaCCAAAACTCCATACTTTTTCTCGCCAAACACATATCATTCGCCCTCAGGGCGTCTATCTACACCTCATTTACGGATAATCCGGAAA from Cryptococcus neoformans var. neoformans JEC21 chromosome 3 sequence includes the following:
- a CDS encoding expressed protein — encoded protein: MAIVEEIDPDAGGSGYIGSSLEELLQGLVKLSKDLALPDTLVSGFMKQVDELGLKPYKIKSLQIVKEMAPKIKEIETDWGWDEVSTDNQIRILGNIIRLHGIDSWSSTEMCNSINDISPHLPSSLPLNLLPTLRPYFAPHPSLSSASRPLKTPTGGKDANMDMHEIQPFKSAAGWGAHNILRWCASRLTPGEVEKNLGLVLPPTLVMMDDYEPSWRETGAAVLESWVFKLDSAVLRRMGLDALLLKSLIHTLSLHPNPPVYKVLPITLHLIEHTNLPDQKRTELYGEIMEKHFVQGWVYAPSGIEGKVSVGLAKELIIMCDLLGPGIVRWLKSIIPHLLDPIQYPPTPPVIPHYNSNLTALLHLMRTIRSTERLSRWRGQVLNILSRLWAQCQERKGVEDTEGEAMLKPLEDLIKELFKEIALQTPSVTEVEYPQLLSISITMFKDLIAAST